CAAAGATGAAGAGACAGGAGAATTAGTTTGGAAAGCTCATGGAGACGCTACTGAAATTGCCATTCAAGTTTTCACTACTAGATTGAATTACGGTCGTGAATCCATAGCTCAAGATTATGAACACTTGGCTGAATTCCCATTCGATTCTTCAATCAAAAGAATGTCTGCCATCTACAAAAAAGATGGCGAGACTAAAGTTTATACCAAGGGTGCTGTTGAGAGAGTTTTAGAATTATGTGATTACTGGTACGGTGAAAGAACTGACgataattttgattctCAAACATTGGTCAAATTAACTGAAGCTGAcattaaattaattgaagaaaatatgGTGGCATTATCATCTCAAGGTTTAAGAGTATTAGCATTTGCAACTAAAGACCTTGGTGATGCTGATATCAGTAATCGTGAACAAGTTGAATCacatttgattttccaAGGTTTAATTGGTATTTATGATCCACCAAGAGAAGAAACTGCTCCATCGGTGAAATTGTGTCACAGAGCCGGTATCAATGTTCATATGCTTACTGGTGATCATCCAGGTACAGCAAAGGCTATTGCTCAAGAAGTTGGTATTTTACCACGTAATTTATATCATTATAGTGAAGATGTGGTTAAAGCAATGACCATGACTgctaatgaatttgatgcATTaagtgatgaagaaattgacaaGTTACCCGTTTTACCTTTAGTCATTGCCCGTTGTGCACCAAAAACCAAAGTTCGTATGATTGATGCCTTACatagaagaaagaaatttgCTGCTATGACCGGTGATGGGGTCAATGATTCTCCATCTTTAAAGAAAGCCGACGTTGGTATTGCTATGGGATTGAATGGGTCAGATGTCGCTAAAGATGCTTCTGATATTGTTTTAActgatgataattttgcTTCTATTTTGAATGCAATTGAAGAAGGTAGAAGAATGTCatcaaatattcaaaagtTTGTATTACAATTATTGGCAGAAAATGTCGCTCAAGCCTTATACTTGATGATTGGTTTAGCATTTATTGATGCCTCCGGATATTCAGTTTTCCCATTGAGTCCAGTTGAAGTgttatttgttattgttattacaAGTACTTTCCCTGCTATTGGGTTAGGATTCTGTGGTGCCGATGACGATATACTTGAAAAACCACCAAGTAGTACCATTTTCACATGGGAAGTCATTATAGATATGTTCGGATATGGGTTTATTATGGCAGTTTCATGTTTATTGTGCTTTGTGATTATTGTTTATGGAGCTGGTGACGGTGATTTAGGAGTCAATTGTAATTCTATTGATGCCAACACTGATACTTGCTCGTTGGTTTTCAAGGGGAGATCAGCTGCATTTAGTGTAATGACATGGTGTGCTTTGGTATTATCTTTAGAATGTCTTCACCCAAGAACATCTGTTTTCCGTTTCCCAACACAAGATCTTTGGGCCAACCAATTTTTACTTTGGTCGATTCTTGGTGGAATTGTTTCTGTTTTCCCAGTTATTTATATCCCTGTCATCAACACCAAAGTATTTTTACATAAATCTATTACTTGGGAATGGGGTGTTGCAATTGGTTGtactttattgtttttattagGGGCAGAGCTTTGGAAATGGGGTAAACGTATAATTTCCCGAACAGCCAAGGCAAGTAATCCTGAATATGAATTGGAAAGAAATGATCCATTTCAAAAGTACGCATCATTTAGTAAATCTAACACGATGGTAGTAGTATAAATGCTCAATGGTGTTTTTTCTGCTTCCATATATAAAGAGTTGtagtttattttattcaatcttttttttttaggtaTATATTTGGCATGGTTGATATTtaccctttttttttctagtatttaataaataaactgTTTTTCTTGATCTAAATTAGGAAATGGTAATTGCGCTGCGGgttttcaaaagaaataattgtGAGTGTTCATCATAAATAGTTTGATATGTTTTTCCACTTGCCCCACCACCATCATTGACCTCCacttttatttaaattttattacCGATCTGGAAGAAAGAGTGCGGAGCCAAGAAGGATtgaggaaaaaaaaaatatgctCAACAAATTTACACTGTGGCCCCAAATCTCTAATTCCGCGCCAGAACTTGATTAATCTTATCAGTGAATAATTATTCTCTAAACGCGCTTAGTTTCCCAAAACGGAACATTGGCGatagttttcttttttttttttttcatataaggaaatatatttttggttAAGTAAATCAAACACCAATTATACAAACCTTTACTCGACGGAAAGCTAATTTTTGTAATGTATAAATAGGGATTAGATATCCCCACTTCTGGATATCttaccttttttttttaaatacaTATTATTCATTCACTTCATTATAgattctaatttttttttctttcctttttttgatttattccCCGATACAACTTTACCAATTgcaaaattttaaaacaCAATGTCAGTATCTT
The Candida albicans SC5314 chromosome 7, complete sequence genome window above contains:
- the ENA21 gene encoding Ena21p (Predicted P-type ATPase sodium pump; Gcn4p-regulated; flucytosine, amphotericin B, or ketoconazole-induced; osmotic stress-induced; overlaps orf19.5170.1, which is annotated as a blocked reading frame; Spider biofilm induced) → MILVLIISMIIALAIKDWISGGVIAGVILINVVIGFVQELKAEKTMGSLRNLSSPTARVTRNGDDLTIPAEEVVPGDIVHVRVGDTVPADIRLFDCMNLETDEALLTGESLPVAKNFQIVYDDFSVPIPVGDRLNLIYSSSIVSKGRGSGIAIGTGLNTEIGSIAKSLQGDSGLIRKVDKSNGRQPQKREYFHAGLGSIYDIVGNILGVTTGTPLQKRLSWLAILLFWVAVVFAIVVMASQKFHVNKEVAIYAICVALSMIPSSLIVVLTITMAVGAQVMVTKNVIVRKLDALEALGGIDNICSDKTGTLTQGKMIAKKVWLPNVGTLDVQNSNEPYNPTIGDVRYSPFSPKFIKDTDEEIDFNKPYPDPMPESMHKWLMTATLANIATVNETKDEETGELVWKAHGDATEIAIQVFTTRLNYGRESIAQDYEHLAEFPFDSSIKRMSAIYKKDGETKVYTKGAVERVLELCDYWYGERTDDNFDSQTLVKLTEADIKLIEENMVALSSQGLRVLAFATKDLGDADISNREQVESHLIFQGLIGIYDPPREETAPSVKLCHRAGINVHMLTGDHPGTAKAIAQEVGILPRNLYHYSEDVVKAMTMTANEFDALSDEEIDKLPVLPLVIARCAPKTKVRMIDALHRRKKFAAMTGDGVNDSPSLKKADVGIAMGLNGSDVAKDASDIVLTDDNFASILNAIEEGRRMSSNIQKFVLQLLAENVAQALYLMIGLAFIDASGYSVFPLSPVEVLFVIVITSTFPAIGLGFCGADDDILEKPPSSTIFTWEVIIDMFGYGFIMAVSCLLCFVIIVYGAGDGDLGVNCNSIDANTDTCSLVFKGRSAAFSVMTWCALVLSLECLHPRTSVFRFPTQDLWANQFLLWSILGGIVSVFPVIYIPVINTKVFLHKSITWEWGVAIGCTLLFLLGAELWKWGKRIISRTAKASNPEYELERNDPFQKYASFSKSNTMVVV